DNA sequence from the Devosia lacusdianchii genome:
CCACCACCACCGGGCGCTTGCCCCCAGGGGCCGCCATTATTGTTGCGGCCACCCCCGCCTCCGTTATTCTCCCACGGCATCGCGTCCCTTTCGAATAGTTCTCATTTCGTTGTGGACTTATATAGGCAAGCGCTTCAGGCGATCAATGAGAAGAACCTTTATGCCGCTCATACACTTTGACGCGGTAGCTTGCCTCGTCCTTGGGGTTGGACGGGACATCGGGAACATCGACCACGGTCCAAATTGCCGGATCTATGGCCGGAAATCGGACATCCCCGGCCGGAGCCAGGTCGATATGGGTGATGTAGAGCCGGTCAGCGCGGTTCATGAGCTGCGCATATAGGTCGCCGCCGCCGATGATCATGATTTCGTCAACACCGTCGGCCCGGGCGATCTCGCGCGCCTTTTCTATCGCCTTGTCCACGTCGTTGAACACCAGGACACCCTCGGGCTGGTAGTCCGTTTGCCGCGTGACGACGATATTGGTTCGTCCCGGCAGCGGCTTGCCCACTGTCTCATATTGCTTGCGACCCATGATAATGGGTTTGCCCAACGTCGTTCGTTTGAAATAGGCGAAGTCTGACGGGATGCGCCAGGGAATGGTCTGGTCGCTGCCGATGACGCCATTCTCGGCGACCCCGGCGATCATGGCGATCTTGACGGTCATGATGCCCCCAGCTTCAGCAGGTCATCGCCATCGACCCGCACCTTGGTCCATTCGTCCTGCATCACGCCGCCTTGCGACTTGTAGAATTCAATGCTCGGCTCGTTCCAGTCGAGCACCCACCATTCAAAGCGCCCTAGCCCCTCGGCCACGCACCGTTGCGCCAGGTTGACCAGCAGCGCCTTGCCGATCCCCTTGCCCCGCATGCTGGGGTCGACGAACAGGTCTTCGAGCCAAATGCCATGTCGGCCCTGGAAGGTCGAGTAGGTGTAGAACCACAATGTGAAACCGACCGGCTTGCCCTCCCATTCGGCGATCTCGCAAAACACCTTAGGTTCGGGACCGAACAGGTCACGTACAATGTCGGCCTCATCAGCCTTGGCCTCGTGGCTGAGCTTCTCGTAAGCGGCCAGCGCTGCGATGAAGTCGATGATGACCGCGGCGTCGGCTGCGGTGGCGGAGCGGATGGTCGGTGCTGTCATGTTTGGCTCGGAAGTGCGGTCCTATTCACTGGGCTGCCGCTCGAGAATGAGGATTTCCAGTTCCTTCTCCGGCCAGAAGTCTTCCTTGACCATTTCGAAGGTCGTCGGGCCGGTCTTCTTGATGTCATCGCCGCAGAAGGAAACCAGGTTCTCGGTGCTGCCCTTGTCGACGACCAGCCGGAATTTCTCGATGCTGCCACCGCCCCAATTGCCGCCGGTGGTGAGGATGTAGGAAATCCAGCTTTCGTAGAAGGGCGCCGACCAGGGCTCATCCGGATTGGTCAGGGTAGCGCGCACCGCGCTGATAAAGCCATCATCCGTGCAATACTTGGTTCGGTACTCCGCCGCCGGATCGTAACCCTCATAGGGTTCGCTCAGGAAGCTCACGCCCACAGTGCCGCCAACGCTCGGCTTGTAGCGGTGCTCGACCGTCACCGTTTTGCCGGCCGGGAAATGGCCTTCCCACGTATAGGTGGCCTTATAGGTCCATGCGGGCCAATAGTGCTTTTCCCAGCCTTCGCCGGCATCGAATTCATCAGGCGTCAGCATGCCCAGATGCAGCAGCTCCGCCGTCGTTTCATCGTCGAGCGCATCGGTAGCCTCGCTAGCCGCCTCCGAAATCGGCACCAGCGGCAAGCCGAGCTGCTTGATCAGCTTGGTGCGATCGACACCGAACGCGTAGGCATATTCATGCAGGGTCGCATCGACCTTCTGGCCGTCCAGCGTAGTCTCGAACTCGAACAGATTGTCGTCCGGCCCCATCGGAAAGGCGACCGGCGACCAAAAATTCGGCACGATATCCGGCATCGGAAAAGCCACGAGGATGTTCTGGTCCTCGGTCCCGTCATTGCGGAACTTGTAGACCACGCGGATTTCATCCTTGGAGATGAAGAGTTCTTCGCTCTCCATCACGATGTCGGTGCTGGTGATGAACTCCAGCCCGCCCGTAGTCAGCACAGCCGACGTATCGTTGGCGAAAGCCGGTGCAGCTATCAGCAGCAGCGCTGCGGCCAGTTGAGCCTTCATTCCATCCTCCCGGTGATCAGCGTCATGTCATCTACCACGACGTCATGACCGAGAAAGCCGGAATCGTCCCGCCGCAGTTTGTTGGGCACGGTGCATATCCCACGACGCGCGCAACGCACATCCCGACGCACTCAAGACATCCATCCTAACATGAAGGCTGATAGACGGACGCCATCCTATTTCGGGGTCAGTTGGCCCTGCGGATAGTGAAATGCTCCTATGCGGTCCGTGCCAATCTTGCCTCGGGAGGACGGCATGACGGCAAAGGTGATTTCACTGGATGACCGCTACTCGGCAACCGAGGGTCGGGTGTTCATGTCCGGCCTTCAGGCTCTGGTGCGTTTGCCCATGGCGCAGATGCGCCGCGACCGCGCGGCCGGGCTCGATACCGGCGCGCTAATCTCGGGTTACCGGGGCTCCCCGCTCGGCGGCTACGACCAGCAGGTGATGGCCGCGCGCAAACACCTCGATCCGCTCGACATCCATTTCCAGGCCGGCCTCAACGAAGACCTCGCCGCCGCCGCCATCTGGGGTAGCCAGCAGCTGCACCTCTCCCCCGGTGCGCGCAAGCAGGGCGTGGTCGGCTTCTGGTACGGCAAGGGACCGGGCGTCGATCGTTCGGGCGACGTGCTCAAGCACGCCAATGCCGCAGGCACCTCGCAACATGGTGGTGTTCTGGCCTTTGCCGGCGACGACCATTCGGCCAAGTCCTCGTCCATTCCCCATCAATCCGACCATGCCTTCATGTCGGCGCTGATGCCGGTGCTCTACCCGTCCTCGATCCACGAATTCCTCGAAATGGGCCTGCTTGGCGTTGCCATGTCGCGCTATTCGGGTTGCTGGGTGGGAATGAAGTTCATCTCGGACACGGTGGAAACTACCGCCTCGGTGGACCTGGCCGGTGAGCACCGCCAGTTCGTGCTGCCGGATGATTTCGAGATGCCCCCCGGCGGTCTCAATCTGCGCTGGCCCGACCCGCCCATGGTGCAGGACGATCGCCTGCAGAACTACAAGGGCTACGCCGCCATCGCCTTCGCCCGCGCTAACAAGGTGGACCAGGTCGTCCTCGACACCCCCAATGCACGCTTCGGCATCGTCGCGTCGGGCAAGGCTTATGAAGACGTCCTGCAGGCGCTCAAGGAGCTCGAGATCGGGCCCGAGGAAGCCAGGGCCATCGGCCTGCGGCTCTACAAGGTCCGCATGCCCTGGCCGCTGGAGCCCGAGGGTATCCGGCACTTCTCCGAGGGTCTCGAAGAGGTCCTGATCGTCGAGGAACGCCGCGAGATCATCGAGAACCAGATCAAGCAGCAGCTCTTCAACTGGCGCGCCGACGTGCGCCCGCGCATCATCGGCAAGCTCGACGACAAGGACCATCACGTCCTGCCGCTCTCTGAGTCACTCACCGTCGGTACGGTGGCCCGCGCCATCGCCGGCCGGCTGCTGCAATTCGGCTTCGATGCCAGCCTCAAGGCCAAGATCGCGACCGAGCTCGACTACCTCGAAAAGCGCCACGCGCTGACCCAGCATCACGTCGCCCCGCTGATCCGCACGCCCTATTACTGCTCGGGCTGCCCGCACAACACCTCGACCCGCGTGCCCGAGGGCAGCCGGGCGGCCGTCGGCATCGGCTGTCACTACATGGTGCAGTGGATGGACCGGCGCTCGGAAACCTTCTCGCATATGGGCGGCGAGGGCATACCGTGGACCGGCATGTCGCATTTCACCGACGAAAAGCACATGTTCGTCAATCTGGGCGACGGCACCTACTTCCACTCGGGCATTCTCGCCATCCGCCAAGCCGTCTCGTCCGGCGCCAACATCACCTACAAACTGCTCTACAACGACGCCGTGGCCATGACCGGCGGCCAGCATGTCGACGGCAACCTGACCCCGCAGCAGGTGACGCACCAGCTCCATCAGGAGGGCGTCAAGCCGATCTACTTCCTCACCGATAAACCCGATGTCTACGAGCTGAGCGAGCTGGCGCCGGGCGTGATCCTCAAGCACCGCGACTTCATCGACGCCGTAATGGAAGAGGTCCGCGAGCTGCCCGGCTGCTCGGCCATCGTCTACGAACAGACCTGCGCCGCCGAACTGCGCCGCCGCCGCAAGCGCGGCATCGCCGTCGAGCCCGACAAGCGCGTCTATATCGAACCCTCGGTCTGCGAAGGTTGTGGCGATTGCTCGGTGCAATCCAACTGCATTTCGGTTGAGCCACTGGAAACCGCCCTCGGCCGCAAGCGGGTGATCAACCAGTCCAGCTGCAACAAGGACTTCTCCTGCCTCAAGGGCTTCTGCCCCTCCTTCGTCACCATACATGGCGGCGCCCTGCGCAAGCGTGCCCCAGTCGCCGCCTTCGATGCCTCAAGCCTGCCCGAACCGCATGTTCCAGCGCTGACGGCAAAACCCTGGAACATCGCGATAACCGGCGTCGGCGGCACGGGCGTGCTCACTATCGGTGCACTGCTCGGCATGGCCGCGCATATCGACGGCAAGGGCGCCATGGTGCTCGATATGGCCGGCCTGGCGCAGAAAGGCGGCGCCGTTCTCAGCCATATCCGCCTGGGAGCAACCCCGCAGGATGTGAGCTCCCCGCGCATCGTCACCGGCGGCGCCGACCTGCTGCTGGCCGCCGACGACGTGGTGGCCGTCTCCAAGGACGGCGCCCAGCTCTGCGACCCGGCCCGCACCCAGGGCGTGGTCAACACCCACCTCGCCCCCATCGCCGATTTCGTGCGCAAGCGCGACCTCGACTTCAAGACCGCCGAAGTCGAGACCACCCTGCGCCGGCAGCTTCGCTCATCCGAACACTTCGTCAATTTCACCGCCATTGCCGAAGCCGTGGCCGGCGACGCCGTCGCCACCAACGTCATGATGCTCGGCTATGCCTGGCAGCAGGGCCTGGTGCCGCTGAGCCGGGAAAGCATCACCGAGGCAATCCGGTTGAACAAGGTCGCCATCGACGCCAACCTCGCCGCCTTCGACTGGGGCCGCCGCATCGCTGCCGACCGCGCCAGCGTGGAGGCAGCCATCGCCGAACCGCCCAAGCCACCCGTGCTTGCGGACATGACCCTCGACCAGCTCATCACCCACCGCGCCCGGCATTTGACCGACTATCAGGATGCCGCGCTGGCGCAGAAATATCGCACGGCAGTTGAACGGGTACGCAGCGCCGCAGGCGACAAAGTTGCCCGCACGGTGGCGCAAACCTATGCGCGGCTCCTCGCCTACAAGGACGAATACGAAGTCGCCCGGCTCTATACCCGCCCAGAATTCCTGGCCGGCCTCGAGGCCCAATTCGACGGCAACTATCGTCTGGAGTTCAACCTGGCGCCGCCCCTCCTGCCCGGCAAGGCTGCCAATGGCCGGCCGCAGAAGCGCAAATTCGGCCGCTGGATGCTGCCCGTCCTTCGCGTCCTCGCCAGCGCGCGAGGACTACGCGGAACGCCGCTCGACATCTTCGGCATCAGCCATGATCGCAAGCTCGAGCGCGCGCTGATCACTGAATACGAGACTTTGCTGGACCAGGTTCTAGCCGGCTTCGACCGCCGCCAAACCGACCTCGCCACCCAGCTGCTGAGCCTGCATGATCAGGTGCGCGGCTACGGCCCGGTCAAGGCTGAGGCTGCGGAAAAAGCCAGGGCGCGCGCCGCCCAGCTCCTGGCGCAATACCAATCGCCATCGCCGGTCCCGGCCATGGCCGCTGAATGAGTGAGTGGGAGATTTCATGTTCACGACCGGAATGAACTTTGGGCTGGGCGAGGAAATCGAGGCGATCCGGGCCACCGTCATCCGCTGGGCACAGCTGCGCCTCGCGCCGCGCGCCGCCGAGATCGATGAGACCAATACCTTCGCCCGCGACCTCTGGCCGGAGCTGGGCGAAATGGGCCTCCTGGGCATGACCGCCGACCCCGAATATGGCGGCTCGGGCATGGGCTACGTCGCCCATGTGGTGGCCGTCGAAGAGGTATCCCGCGCCTCGGCCTCGATGGGGCTGAGCTACGGCGCGCACTCCAATCTCGCGGTCAACCAGATCAGCCGGCACGGCACCGAGGCGCAGAAGCGGAAGTACCTGCCACCGCTATGCTCGGGTGAGCATGTGGGAGCCTTGGCCATGTCGGAGCCCGGAGCCGGCTCGGACGTGGTTTCGATGCGCCTCGCCGCCGTCAAGAAGGGTGACCGCTACATCCTCAACGGCACCAAGATGTGGATCACCAACGGTCCCGATGCCGAAACGCTGATCGTCTATGCCAAGACCGATCCAGACGCCGGCGCCAAGGGCATTACCGCCTTCATCGTTGAGAAGGATTTCCCCGGCTTCAGCACCGCCCAGAAGCTCGACAAGCTGGGCATGCGCGGCTGCAACACCTGCGAATTGGTCTTTAGAGATTGCGAAGTGCCCGAGGAGAACGTGCTCGGCGCAGTCGGCGGTGGTGCCAAGGTGCTGATGAGCGGCCTCGACTACGAGCGCGTCGTGCTGTCAGGCGGCCCGCTCGGCATCATGGCGGCGGTGATGGATCTGGTCATCCCATACGTGCATGAGCGCAAGCAGTTCGGCCAGGCCATCGGCGAGTTCCAGCTGATGCAGGGCAAGCTGGCCGACATGTACACCACCTTCTCGGCCTGCCGCGCCTATGTCTATGCGGTGGCCGCTGCTTGTGATCGCGGCGAAACCACCCGCAAGGACGCCGCTGGTTGCATTCTTTATTCGGCCGAGAAGGCGACACAGCTCGCGCTCGAGGCCATCCAGACCCTGGGCGGCAATGGTTATATCAACGAGTACCCGGCCGGCCGCCTGCTGCGTGATGCCAAACTCTACGAGATTGGGGCTGGCACGTCTGAAATCCGGCGTATGCTGATCGGACGGGAACTGTTCGCAGAGGCACGCTGACATGGCGGTCATCAAGTCGTCGATCACCCGGCGCAGCGGGGGCTTCGATGCCAATGCCGCAGCCATGGCGGCAGCGCTCGACCAGGTCGCAGCGGCGGCCGACACCGCCATGGCCGGCGGCGGCCAGGCCGCACGCGATCGCCATGTGGCGCGTGGCAAGCTCCTGCCGCGCCAGCGCATCGATGCCTTGCTTGATCCCGGCTCGCCCTTCCTCGAAGTCGGTCTCTTTGCCGCCCACGGCATGTACGACGGCGCCTCGCCCGCCGCTGGGGCCATCGCCGGCATTGGACGGGTCGAAGGCCGCGAAGTCATGGTGGTCTGCAACGACGCGACCGTGAAGGGCGGCACCTACTATCCGCTGACGGTCAAAAAGCACCTGCGCGCGCAGGAAATTGCCGCCGAAAACGAGCTGCCCTGCGTCTATCTCGTGGATTCGGGCGGCGCCAACCTACCCAGCCAGGACGAGGTATTTCCCGACAAGGAGCATTTCGGCCGCATCTTTTTCAACCAGGCCAACATGTCGGCACGCGGCATCGCCCAGATCGCTGTCGTGATGGGCTCCTGCACCGCCGGCGGTGCCTACGTGCCCGCCATGTCCGACGAAGCTATCATCGTCAAGGATCAGGGCACCATCTTCCTCGCCGGCCCGCCCCTGGTCCGCGCCGCAACCGGCGAGATCGTGACCGCTGAGGAGCTCGGCGGCGGCGATGTCCACACCCGCCTCTCCGGCGTGGCCGACCATCTTGCCCGCGACGACGCCCACGCCCTGGCGCTGGCTCGCCGGGCGGTGGCGAACCTCAATGGCGGCAAGCGGGCGCACATGCAGCTCGAAACGCCGGAAGCTCCGCTCTACGACCCCGACGAAATATCAGGCATCGTCCCCGCCGATCCCCGCACCCCTTATGATATCAGAGAAGTCATCGCCCGCGTTGTCGATGGCTCGCGCTTCGACGAGTTCAAAGCCCGCTACGGCACCACATTGGTCTGCGGCTTCGCCCATATCCACGGCATGCCAGTCGGCATCATCGCCAATAACGGCGTGCTGTTCTCCGAAAGCGCGCTCAAGGGCGCCCATTTCGTCGAGCTCTGCTCGCAGCGGAAAGTCCCGCTGGTGTTCCTGCAGAACATTACCGGCTTCATGGTCGGCAAGCGCTATGAGGCCGGCGGCATCGCCAAGGATGGCGCCAAGCTCGTGACCGCGGTCGCCACAACGCAGGTGCCAAAGATCACCATGCTGGTCGGCGGCTCGTTCGGCGCTGGCAATTACGGCATGGCCGGCCGCGCCTATAGCCCGCGCTTTCTCTGGACCTGGCCCAATTCGCGCATCTCGGTCATGGGCGGCGAACAGGCCGCAGGCGTGCTCGCCATGGTCAAGCGCGACAGCCTCGAGCGGTCAGGCAAGAGCTGGAGCGACGACGAGGAAGCCGCCTTCAGGGCCCCCGTCATTGCTCAGTTCGAAGAGCAGAGCCATCCGCTCTACGCCTCGGCCCGCCTCTGGGACGACGGCATTGTCGATCCGCGAAAAACCCGGGACATTCTGGGCTTAAGCCTCTCGGCTACCCTCAACGCGCCCATCTCCGAAACCCGCTTCGGCCTCTTCAGGATGTGATGATGTTCCAGACCATCCT
Encoded proteins:
- a CDS encoding dihydrofolate reductase; its protein translation is MTVKIAMIAGVAENGVIGSDQTIPWRIPSDFAYFKRTTLGKPIIMGRKQYETVGKPLPGRTNIVVTRQTDYQPEGVLVFNDVDKAIEKAREIARADGVDEIMIIGGGDLYAQLMNRADRLYITHIDLAPAGDVRFPAIDPAIWTVVDVPDVPSNPKDEASYRVKVYERHKGSSH
- a CDS encoding indolepyruvate ferredoxin oxidoreductase family protein, which codes for MTAKVISLDDRYSATEGRVFMSGLQALVRLPMAQMRRDRAAGLDTGALISGYRGSPLGGYDQQVMAARKHLDPLDIHFQAGLNEDLAAAAIWGSQQLHLSPGARKQGVVGFWYGKGPGVDRSGDVLKHANAAGTSQHGGVLAFAGDDHSAKSSSIPHQSDHAFMSALMPVLYPSSIHEFLEMGLLGVAMSRYSGCWVGMKFISDTVETTASVDLAGEHRQFVLPDDFEMPPGGLNLRWPDPPMVQDDRLQNYKGYAAIAFARANKVDQVVLDTPNARFGIVASGKAYEDVLQALKELEIGPEEARAIGLRLYKVRMPWPLEPEGIRHFSEGLEEVLIVEERREIIENQIKQQLFNWRADVRPRIIGKLDDKDHHVLPLSESLTVGTVARAIAGRLLQFGFDASLKAKIATELDYLEKRHALTQHHVAPLIRTPYYCSGCPHNTSTRVPEGSRAAVGIGCHYMVQWMDRRSETFSHMGGEGIPWTGMSHFTDEKHMFVNLGDGTYFHSGILAIRQAVSSGANITYKLLYNDAVAMTGGQHVDGNLTPQQVTHQLHQEGVKPIYFLTDKPDVYELSELAPGVILKHRDFIDAVMEEVRELPGCSAIVYEQTCAAELRRRRKRGIAVEPDKRVYIEPSVCEGCGDCSVQSNCISVEPLETALGRKRVINQSSCNKDFSCLKGFCPSFVTIHGGALRKRAPVAAFDASSLPEPHVPALTAKPWNIAITGVGGTGVLTIGALLGMAAHIDGKGAMVLDMAGLAQKGGAVLSHIRLGATPQDVSSPRIVTGGADLLLAADDVVAVSKDGAQLCDPARTQGVVNTHLAPIADFVRKRDLDFKTAEVETTLRRQLRSSEHFVNFTAIAEAVAGDAVATNVMMLGYAWQQGLVPLSRESITEAIRLNKVAIDANLAAFDWGRRIAADRASVEAAIAEPPKPPVLADMTLDQLITHRARHLTDYQDAALAQKYRTAVERVRSAAGDKVARTVAQTYARLLAYKDEYEVARLYTRPEFLAGLEAQFDGNYRLEFNLAPPLLPGKAANGRPQKRKFGRWMLPVLRVLASARGLRGTPLDIFGISHDRKLERALITEYETLLDQVLAGFDRRQTDLATQLLSLHDQVRGYGPVKAEAAEKARARAAQLLAQYQSPSPVPAMAAE
- a CDS encoding GNAT family N-acetyltransferase — encoded protein: MTAPTIRSATAADAAVIIDFIAALAAYEKLSHEAKADEADIVRDLFGPEPKVFCEIAEWEGKPVGFTLWFYTYSTFQGRHGIWLEDLFVDPSMRGKGIGKALLVNLAQRCVAEGLGRFEWWVLDWNEPSIEFYKSQGGVMQDEWTKVRVDGDDLLKLGAS
- a CDS encoding carboxyl transferase domain-containing protein yields the protein MAVIKSSITRRSGGFDANAAAMAAALDQVAAAADTAMAGGGQAARDRHVARGKLLPRQRIDALLDPGSPFLEVGLFAAHGMYDGASPAAGAIAGIGRVEGREVMVVCNDATVKGGTYYPLTVKKHLRAQEIAAENELPCVYLVDSGGANLPSQDEVFPDKEHFGRIFFNQANMSARGIAQIAVVMGSCTAGGAYVPAMSDEAIIVKDQGTIFLAGPPLVRAATGEIVTAEELGGGDVHTRLSGVADHLARDDAHALALARRAVANLNGGKRAHMQLETPEAPLYDPDEISGIVPADPRTPYDIREVIARVVDGSRFDEFKARYGTTLVCGFAHIHGMPVGIIANNGVLFSESALKGAHFVELCSQRKVPLVFLQNITGFMVGKRYEAGGIAKDGAKLVTAVATTQVPKITMLVGGSFGAGNYGMAGRAYSPRFLWTWPNSRISVMGGEQAAGVLAMVKRDSLERSGKSWSDDEEAAFRAPVIAQFEEQSHPLYASARLWDDGIVDPRKTRDILGLSLSATLNAPISETRFGLFRM
- a CDS encoding DUF4424 domain-containing protein codes for the protein MKAQLAAALLLIAAPAFANDTSAVLTTGGLEFITSTDIVMESEELFISKDEIRVVYKFRNDGTEDQNILVAFPMPDIVPNFWSPVAFPMGPDDNLFEFETTLDGQKVDATLHEYAYAFGVDRTKLIKQLGLPLVPISEAASEATDALDDETTAELLHLGMLTPDEFDAGEGWEKHYWPAWTYKATYTWEGHFPAGKTVTVEHRYKPSVGGTVGVSFLSEPYEGYDPAAEYRTKYCTDDGFISAVRATLTNPDEPWSAPFYESWISYILTTGGNWGGGSIEKFRLVVDKGSTENLVSFCGDDIKKTGPTTFEMVKEDFWPEKELEILILERQPSE
- a CDS encoding isovaleryl-CoA dehydrogenase, encoding MFTTGMNFGLGEEIEAIRATVIRWAQLRLAPRAAEIDETNTFARDLWPELGEMGLLGMTADPEYGGSGMGYVAHVVAVEEVSRASASMGLSYGAHSNLAVNQISRHGTEAQKRKYLPPLCSGEHVGALAMSEPGAGSDVVSMRLAAVKKGDRYILNGTKMWITNGPDAETLIVYAKTDPDAGAKGITAFIVEKDFPGFSTAQKLDKLGMRGCNTCELVFRDCEVPEENVLGAVGGGAKVLMSGLDYERVVLSGGPLGIMAAVMDLVIPYVHERKQFGQAIGEFQLMQGKLADMYTTFSACRAYVYAVAAACDRGETTRKDAAGCILYSAEKATQLALEAIQTLGGNGYINEYPAGRLLRDAKLYEIGAGTSEIRRMLIGRELFAEAR